The Sphingomonas sp. So64.6b genome includes a region encoding these proteins:
- a CDS encoding ImmA/IrrE family metallo-endopeptidase: MPQPATLPNDIETYLENVAHALNAAHSGTPILLKDICASLNITVLRRQSVPKGKAYLSWDRTSLERPQIHLPLTRHKTWDRFCAAHEIGHFFLIDKFDYIPTSRESYWKTEELCDYFARSLLIPKELIKNDLDLNTHEQIISTCDHISETAYVPWLQTAKRISENVPRVALFTFRWEDSVLKTTGSSLKGHKGRFRELSQETEAYRRIKWVFESTAPANIFSIDLNEFNGSKFGDFLKKIGAGSISFRVSARNGTARAVANI, translated from the coding sequence ATGCCACAACCGGCGACCTTGCCCAACGATATAGAGACTTATCTAGAAAATGTTGCGCACGCACTTAACGCAGCACACAGCGGCACCCCGATTCTTTTGAAAGATATCTGCGCGTCTTTAAATATAACCGTTTTGCGCCGACAATCGGTGCCGAAGGGGAAAGCATACCTATCTTGGGATCGCACATCTTTAGAACGCCCGCAAATTCACTTACCCCTTACCCGTCACAAGACTTGGGATCGGTTCTGTGCGGCCCATGAAATCGGACATTTTTTTCTTATAGATAAGTTTGACTACATTCCCACAAGTCGAGAATCTTATTGGAAAACAGAAGAGCTCTGCGATTATTTTGCCAGATCGCTTCTAATACCAAAAGAATTGATAAAAAACGACCTGGATTTAAATACGCACGAGCAAATAATTTCCACCTGCGATCACATTTCAGAGACTGCTTATGTCCCTTGGCTACAAACGGCTAAACGTATAAGTGAAAATGTCCCAAGAGTCGCGTTATTCACTTTTAGATGGGAAGACTCTGTACTGAAAACCACGGGATCAAGCCTCAAAGGACATAAGGGAAGATTTAGAGAGCTCTCTCAAGAGACTGAAGCTTATAGGCGCATTAAATGGGTATTTGAAAGCACCGCTCCTGCAAATATCTTTTCTATCGACCTGAACGAATTTAATGGAAGCAAATTTGGTGACTTCTTAAAGAAAATCGGCGCGGGCTCCATTTCGTTTCGCGTGTCCGCAAGAAATGGCACGGCCAGAGCAGTGGCTAATATTTGA
- a CDS encoding MBL fold metallo-hydrolase, which translates to MTQRPVSNPAPANNPAPAYNPALSGNPQSATGRAYPNGNPDLGYNPPGVRNTDSAVPLRRDKPVIHNYACKDAAPGNLAFRWTYGSNVAAKNRDPRVQVVQYNEDSFVLRQNVCVHWEAPFTYLLFGNKGALLIDSGATADAQHYPLRATVDAIITRWAQARGRRAVPLTIALTSGEDVAQNQGLVQFAGRPETTIVPKPLHVMKRFYGLANWPSGTGAIDLGDRVIEVIPTPGTHQDGVSFYDPYCDFLFTGDLLFPGKINIGNDRDFVASLERLKAFAADRPVKWLLGGHIEMMFVPGKYYPRFATYKPYERVLEMLPAVIDEAIQYARDVQGKDMMLIRPDFALFNGVSPDQRTQVWPVGVPNINAPRPF; encoded by the coding sequence ATGACGCAACGCCCGGTTTCCAACCCAGCCCCGGCCAATAACCCCGCCCCGGCTTATAACCCCGCATTATCCGGCAATCCCCAGTCCGCGACGGGACGCGCCTATCCCAACGGCAATCCCGATCTGGGCTACAACCCGCCCGGCGTCCGCAACACCGACAGTGCGGTGCCGCTCCGTCGCGACAAGCCGGTCATCCATAATTATGCCTGCAAGGACGCGGCGCCGGGCAATCTTGCCTTTCGCTGGACCTATGGGTCCAATGTCGCCGCCAAAAATCGCGATCCGCGCGTTCAGGTGGTGCAGTATAACGAGGACAGCTTCGTCCTGCGCCAGAATGTCTGTGTGCATTGGGAAGCGCCGTTCACTTATCTGCTGTTCGGGAACAAGGGCGCGTTGCTGATCGACAGCGGCGCCACCGCCGACGCGCAGCACTATCCGTTGCGCGCGACGGTTGACGCGATCATCACGCGCTGGGCGCAGGCGCGGGGGCGGCGCGCGGTGCCCCTGACCATCGCGCTGACGTCCGGTGAGGATGTCGCGCAGAACCAGGGGCTGGTGCAGTTTGCGGGACGGCCGGAGACGACCATCGTTCCGAAGCCGCTGCACGTCATGAAGCGGTTCTACGGTCTCGCCAACTGGCCATCCGGCACCGGCGCGATCGACCTGGGCGACCGCGTGATCGAGGTGATCCCGACGCCGGGCACGCACCAGGACGGTGTGAGCTTCTACGACCCCTATTGCGATTTCCTGTTCACCGGCGACCTGCTGTTCCCGGGCAAGATCAATATCGGCAATGACCGCGATTTCGTCGCGTCGCTCGAGCGCCTCAAGGCCTTTGCGGCGGACCGGCCGGTGAAGTGGTTGCTCGGCGGCCATATCGAAATGATGTTCGTGCCCGGAAAATACTATCCGCGCTTCGCGACCTACAAACCCTATGAGCGCGTGCTGGAGATGCTCCCCGCCGTGATCGACGAGGCGATCCAATATGCCCGCGACGTGCAGGGCAAGGACATGATGCTGATCCGGCCCGATTTCGCGCTCTTCAATGGGGTCAGTCCCGATCAGCGAACGCAGGTCTGGCCCGTGGGCGTGCCCAATATCAATGCCCCCCGTCCCTTCTGA
- a CDS encoding MBL fold metallo-hydrolase → MDRRTFLTYNAAAAAIPLSGIGLMGVADAASAAVRPVDFKSNLPATGSFPAKWDCGSSSCMDNSDPPVQVHWYNPHTAILRQNKAYSYEAPFAPLYFGNDRVLLLDEGFVQLRNDWDLRGVVDQCIDDWCRRNGRDPASLELLVAFSHLHADHYAATNQFADRPNTRYMGLTHEEMVGFWGMTNFPEERVTLDLGGRDILIWGSPGHVVSEFAYYDSYTQILYTGDMFYRGRCYISFWQPWFDSMKRLIDFCDTHPVTHVMGCHVEISRGGQDYAYGMTYQPDEAPVEMTVQQLREAFAHAQTITEPGIYFTGTVFLCNQTRGTTTIDKNPYRYG, encoded by the coding sequence GTGGATCGCCGCACCTTTCTGACCTACAACGCCGCTGCCGCCGCCATCCCGCTGTCCGGTATCGGGCTTATGGGCGTTGCCGACGCGGCGTCGGCGGCCGTTCGACCGGTCGATTTCAAGAGCAATCTTCCCGCCACCGGCAGCTTCCCCGCGAAATGGGACTGCGGCTCGTCGTCCTGCATGGACAACAGTGATCCGCCGGTGCAGGTCCATTGGTATAACCCGCACACCGCGATCCTGCGGCAGAACAAGGCCTATAGCTACGAGGCGCCGTTCGCGCCGCTCTATTTCGGCAATGACCGGGTGCTGCTGCTCGACGAAGGTTTCGTGCAGTTGCGCAATGACTGGGACCTGCGCGGCGTGGTCGACCAGTGTATCGACGACTGGTGCCGCCGCAACGGCCGTGATCCCGCCAGCCTCGAATTGCTGGTCGCGTTCAGTCACCTCCACGCCGACCATTATGCCGCGACCAACCAATTCGCGGACCGTCCCAACACGCGCTATATGGGCCTGACCCATGAGGAGATGGTGGGCTTCTGGGGCATGACCAATTTCCCGGAAGAACGCGTGACGCTCGATCTGGGCGGCCGCGATATCCTGATCTGGGGTTCGCCCGGTCACGTCGTCTCGGAATTCGCCTATTACGACAGCTATACCCAGATCCTCTACACCGGTGACATGTTCTATCGCGGCCGCTGCTATATCAGCTTCTGGCAACCCTGGTTCGACAGCATGAAGCGCCTGATCGACTTTTGCGACACGCATCCGGTGACGCACGTCATGGGCTGTCATGTGGAGATCAGCAGGGGCGGTCAGGATTATGCCTATGGCATGACCTATCAGCCCGATGAGGCGCCGGTGGAGATGACCGTGCAACAATTGCGCGAGGCATTCGCCCATGCGCAGACGATCACCGAGCCGGGCATTTACTTCACGGGAACGGTATTTCTCTGCAACCAGACACGCGGAACGACGACGATCGACAAGAACCCGTATCGGTATGGTTGA
- a CDS encoding helix-turn-helix domain-containing protein: protein MKTRPSTFKPDYVRQARERYARGFTDRELAEALGVARVTIFRWCAAYPEFAEARRAGKSAAGDRVTIRITLPRTMMPGTGVTVHLVPAARP from the coding sequence ATGAAAACACGCCCCTCGACCTTCAAACCCGATTATGTCCGCCAGGCTCGCGAACGCTACGCCCGGGGCTTCACCGATCGCGAGCTTGCTGAGGCGCTTGGCGTCGCACGCGTGACGATCTTTCGCTGGTGCGCGGCCTATCCCGAGTTCGCCGAGGCGAGGCGAGCCGGCAAATCCGCCGCCGGCGACCGGGTGACGATAAGGATTACGCTGCCGCGCACGATGATGCCGGGAACCGGGGTGACCGTGCATCTGGTCCCCGCCGCACGCCCTTGA